The following are encoded together in the Cervus elaphus chromosome 23, mCerEla1.1, whole genome shotgun sequence genome:
- the LOC122681762 gene encoding 60S ribosomal protein L38-like, whose amino-acid sequence MPRKIEEIKNFLLTARRKDAKSVKIKKNKDNVKFKVRCSRYLYTLVITDKEKAEKLKQSLPPGLAVKELK is encoded by the coding sequence ATGCCTCGCAAAATTGAGGAAATCAAGAACTTCTTGCTCACGGCCCGGCGCAAGGATGCCAAGTCCGTCAAGATCAAGAAAAACAAGGATAATGTGAAGTTTAAAGTTCGGTGCAGCAGATACCTTTACACCTTGGTCATCACAGAcaaagagaaggcagagaagctGAAGCAGTCCCTGCCCCCAGGTTTGGCCGTGAAGGAACTGAAATGA